The Siansivirga zeaxanthinifaciens CC-SAMT-1 region TAAATCTGCACCTAATATATTAGAACGGTATAAAAATAACGCAACCTGATCATCTTTTAAGGCTGCTGCTTTATCATTATCCCATAGATAATCTACATATTTGAAATTTTTTGTGAGTGTACTCATGATAAGTTTTAATAAATTAATAGACTAAGCGAAAATATGTCAAGATTGAAAAGTTTCTATCCTGTACTGTACTGTTATTTTGAAATAATTGAAATTATTAAGGAAAAACTTGTAATATACTTTAATTTTACTAAAGTTAAATTTTTAAATTAAATTATTTATTACAGTACAGTACAGGGTAGTATTTGTAATCATTATAACTAAATTTGTTACTTTTAATTAAAGCTAGTATTTAAATTAAATATATCTATTGGGTTTTGATGCAAAAATCACAAGGGTTATATTAGGTGGTGGTGTTCATACAGCAAGTATGGTAGGCTATCTTTTACAGATTAGCTCCACCAAATTATACTAGAATACAAAAAATGAAATGGTTAAAAGAACATTTAAGCCTCGAATAATAAAAAAATACATTTACCAATGAGTTCAAATCACAAACACCAAATGTTACACGATTTAGAACCAAATACACCCCATTCAAGTTATAGAGCTATTGCTTGTTTACGCGGTTTTACAGAATTACGTGGTTTACGTTAGAAGTTTCAATAAGAATTTAAAAACAAAACAAAAATGAAAGTCGGTTTATTTATACCATGTTATATTAATCAATTGTATCCTCAAGTTGGTATTGCAACTTTAGAAGTTTTAGAGAAATTAGGTGTCGAAGTCGATTACCCAATGGGTCAAACTTGTTGTGGCCAGCCGTTAGGAAATTCAGGTTACGAATCAGATTCTATAGGTGCCTGCCAGTTGTTTGTTAAAAATTTTAAAAATTACGATTATATCGTTGGCCCCTCTGGAAGTTGTGTATATCATGTTAAAAAACATTTTGATATTTTAGAACAAACAGATGATGTAAAACGGGTTCGAAAAAACACTTACGAGCTTTGTCAGTTTATACACGATGTTTTAGGAATAACCGATTTAGGAGCTTCTTTTCCATATAAAGTTGGTATACATAAAAGTTGCCATGGTTTGAGGGGTTTACGTTTGGGGTCTTGTTCCGAGCGAATGGATGCACCTTATTCTACAGAAGAAAATTTACTTAAAAAAGTAAAAGGTTTAGAACTAAAAACATTAAATAGAGCAGATGAATGTTGCGGCTTTGGCGGAACGTTTTCTGTTTTTGAAGAAGCTATTTCTGTAAAGATGGGAAAAGATAGAGTTCAAGATCATATTGATAGTGAAGTTGAGGTGATAACAGGAGCAGATCATTCCTGTTTAATGCATTTAGAAGGTTTAATTAATAGAAATAAGCAGCCGTTAAAGGTGATGCACATAGCA contains the following coding sequences:
- a CDS encoding (Fe-S)-binding protein, encoding MKVGLFIPCYINQLYPQVGIATLEVLEKLGVEVDYPMGQTCCGQPLGNSGYESDSIGACQLFVKNFKNYDYIVGPSGSCVYHVKKHFDILEQTDDVKRVRKNTYELCQFIHDVLGITDLGASFPYKVGIHKSCHGLRGLRLGSCSERMDAPYSTEENLLKKVKGLELKTLNRADECCGFGGTFSVFEEAISVKMGKDRVQDHIDSEVEVITGADHSCLMHLEGLINRNKQPLKVMHIAEILNSTL